One Periophthalmus magnuspinnatus isolate fPerMag1 chromosome 15, fPerMag1.2.pri, whole genome shotgun sequence genomic window carries:
- the tysnd1 gene encoding peroxisomal leader peptide-processing protease, whose protein sequence is MDISDIERCCCAVTLSKSFSAKKSVSCSGVVVHTESGTILCTGLPFSRFTANKKSLNTNGRVLPAHRFSKKLRVNVTFPAHVNISDDTSGSTPHQTTASLLMLVNCVEFRRAFQAVFPESQQWRFYGDEDEDELLKDAQFLSWFAVLKVKDLPTISSSYPHLIPWQDSISLLKGCPVLACGSPFGSLCVDLFTSSLSRGIISNLTGQDNAIILTDARCLPGTEGGGLFALKSPNKVRLVGLVVSPFGWKANEWIGLSLVCSIHQIFKNILQFTKPEHPLQDIVLWEKELYMEAAADGSRTVNHPTVCLVDSGQFWGSGVLVSEQVALTCRHVVNGKSTVMLKFHQKDGFTDMVGDVLFCTQEASPFDLAVLKLRDSVSHAALPQMSHKFHTGEPVLVVGYGAIGRSCGPSLTSGVLSKSIRTKEQQPVMLQTTCAVQAGTSGGAVVRPHSGELLGIVSSNTKDFATNVTYPHLNFSIPVTVFEKMVEIFLQTQDVSAFTGLDSVDEDVRRVWRLQMHSSKL, encoded by the exons ATGGATATATCTGATATTGAGCGGTGTTGCTGTGCGGTCACTCTATCCAAATCCTTTTCTGCTAAAAAGTCCGTAAGTTGCAGTGGGGTCGTTGTCCACACTGAGTCTGGGACTATTCTCTGCACGGGTCTTCCTTTCTCTCGCTTCACAGCCAACAAAAAGTCTCTAAACACGAATGGACGTGTTTTACCAGCGCATCGCTTTAGTAAGAAGCTTAGAGTTAATGTCACCTTCCCCGCACATGTAAACATCTCAGATGACACCTCTGGATCAACCCCGCACCAAACCACAGCCAGTCTGCTCATGTTAGTGAACTGTGTAGAGTTCAGACGAGCTTTCCAGGCTGTTTTCCCCGAGTCTCAGCAGTGGCGCTTCTACGGggatgaggatgaggatgagCTGCTGAAGGATGCACAGTTTCTAAGCTGGTTTGCAGTATTGAAAGTCAAAGATTTACCCACAATTTCCAGCTCCTACCCACACCTCATCCCTTGGCAGGACAGCATCTCTCTGCTCAAGGGCTGTCCTGTTTTGGCTTGTGGGTCTCCCTTCGGTTCCCTCTGCGTCGATCTCTTCACCAGTTCACTTAGCAGAGGAATTATTAGTAATCTTACGGGACAAGATAACGCCATTATTCTTACAGACGCGCGCTGCTTACCTGGCACAGAAGGGGGCGGCTTGTTTGCGCTCAAAAGCCCAAATAAAGTGCGTCTTGTTGGGCTTGTTGTTTCCCCTTTTGGGTGGAAAGCAAACGAATGGATTGGGCTTTCGTTGGTTTGCTCAATTCATcagattttcaaaaatatattgcagtttacaaagCCAGAACATCCACTACAAGATATAGTGCTGTGGGAGAAAGAGCTGTACATGGAGGCTGCGGCGGATGGATCTAGGACTGTCAATCATCCCACAGTGTGTCTGGTGGACAGTGGGCAGTTTTGGGGGTCAGGTGTGCTGGTCTCTGAACAGGTGGCTCTTACCTGCCGCCATGTTGTCAACGGGAAGTCTACAGTCATGCTGAAGTTTCATCAAAAGGACGG GTTCACAGATATGGTTGGTGATGTCCTGTTCTGCACTCAGGAGGCCTCGCCCTTTGACCTGGCTGTGTTGAAGCTCAGGGACAGTGTCAGTCATGCGGCGCTTCCCCAGATGTCCCATAAGTTTCATACAG GTGAGCCTGTCCTGGTGGTGGGTTATGGTGCCATCGGTCGTAGTTGTGGCCCTTCATTGACCTCCGGAGTCTTGTCAAAATCCATCCGCACCAAAGAGCAGCAGCCAGTcatgctccaaaccacatgtgcAGTACAGGCTGGGACTAGTGGAGGCGCTGTAGTACGGCCGCACTCAGGAGAGCTACTGG GTATAGTCTCCAGTAACACCAAGGACTTTGCCACCAACGTGACGTATCCTCACCTGAACTTCAGCATCCCCGTGACTGTGTTTGAGAAGATGGTGGAGATCTTCCTGCAAACCCAGGACGTGAGCGCGTTTACAGGGCTGGATTCAGTGGATGAAGATGTGAGGAGGGTGTGGAGGCTGCAGATGCATTCAAGCAAACTGTAA